Proteins found in one Candidatus Eisenbacteria bacterium genomic segment:
- a CDS encoding cupin domain-containing protein, producing the protein MRDYRIDFESIEWESSMPGVRKKVVRSGSKQLRLVEYSKEMEPHWCEKGHFGYILEGRFEIEFAGHVSIFEPGDGVFIPEGKEHRHRAKVLTDIVRVVFVEDV; encoded by the coding sequence GTGAGAGACTATCGAATAGATTTCGAATCTATTGAGTGGGAATCTTCCATGCCAGGTGTCCGCAAGAAGGTGGTAAGAAGCGGCTCAAAACAGCTTCGTCTAGTTGAATACAGCAAAGAAATGGAGCCTCATTGGTGCGAGAAAGGTCATTTTGGATATATTCTCGAAGGGCGATTCGAGATAGAGTTCGCTGGCCACGTGAGCATCTTCGAGCCCGGAGATGGCGTCTTCATTCCCGAAGGAAAGGAGCACCGGCACAGAGCAAAGGTGCTTACTGACATAGTGCGAGTGGTGTTTGTCGAGGACGTCTGA